One Pygocentrus nattereri isolate fPygNat1 chromosome 12, fPygNat1.pri, whole genome shotgun sequence DNA window includes the following coding sequences:
- the LOC119264799 gene encoding endonuclease domain-containing 1 protein-like, translating into MSLLQCLQEVEVLLGSLGFGVGVEGGVNDFTQTGPQFFANPNDVVSPPTVFKGNNYKQICQVRENAHEYATLYDTEKKIPVYSAYQFKGVMGCKRLTKWYIEPQLEQITNSKEMAPESSVTSIQNQAVNKDYYKSGYDRGHLAHVYHSKSQSCFLTNTAPQHCSFNKGQWKETEIKVADILNKSCLPNSAFIVTGVVPGYIEPPLKNRVIIPSHFWTAYCCLDNNFIVIDSNDKSAELIRDHFYWPRMGADIEEYVKNFGHNHLLPIRCLVRMPVDTDSPGASQR; encoded by the exons atgagccttcttcagtgtCTGCAGGAGGTGGAGGTGCTGCTGGGTTCTCTTGGCtttggagttggtgttgagggaggGG TAAATGATTTCACCCAGACGGGCCCTCAATTCTTTGCTAATCCAAATGATGTTGTGTCTCCTCCAACTGTATTTAAAGGAAACAATTATAAACAGATCTGCCAAGTTCGAGAGAATGCACATGAATACgcaacactgtatgacacagaAAAGAAGATCCCCGTCTACTCAGCCTACCAGTTTAAAGGTGTAATGGGTTGTAAAAGACTAACAAAGTGGTATATTGAACCTCAG CTTGAACAAATAACTAATAGCAAAGAGATGGCGCCTGAAAGCAGCGTGACCAGCATACAAAATCAAGCTGTTAATAAAGACTACTACAAGTCAGGCTATGACAGAGGACACCTGGCTCATGTCTACCACTCCAAGTCACAGAGCTGCTTCCTCACCAACACTGCTCCACAACACTGCTCTTTCAACAAAGGTCAATGGAAGGAGACGGAGATAAAAGTGGCCGACATTCTGAACAAGTCATGTTTGCCGAATtctgcctttattgtcactggggtggttcctgGCTACATCGAGCCTCCTTTAAAGAACAGAGTTATTATTCCCAGTCACTTCTGGACTGCTTACTGCTGTCTAGACAACAATTTTATAGTGATAGATTCAAATG ATAAGTCAGCTGAACTTATTAGAGACCACTTCTACTGGCCCAGGATGGGTGCAGACATTGAGGAGTATGTCAAGAATTTTGGACACAATCATCTCCTGCCTATTAGATGTCTGGTGCGGATGCCAGTGGACACTGACTCACCAGGTGCCTCCCAGAGATGA